Below is a genomic region from Syngnathus typhle isolate RoL2023-S1 ecotype Sweden linkage group LG3, RoL_Styp_1.0, whole genome shotgun sequence.
CGTTCTTCTCACCTATATTCTTTTGGCTGTACCATTCAGGCTTTATATCTTATGATATGTACACGATATACACTGTTTCTTAAATATGTCATCATCGTCGCCCTCCATTCTATTTACAATATAGGAGCAtacctttattttgaaatggttACAAATAAAGTCATGGAACAGAGGGAGATAAGATAATATGCGGATTAGCGTTACACATAGTCATTCGGATCAAAAGTTTGACTGGCTTCCCGTCGTATCCTTCAATAAGCCGAAAAGCAGAACTAGAGATTGTAAACACAACAGTTGTATTTCATTGACAATGAATCCGAACAATGGACGGAATAGATGACATGGTTGCTATTCCTTACTTTGCTGTCGCTAACGTTTAGCGACTAGCATACGGTTATTGTGGAAAAGCTTTTGAGCGGTAATAAGAGGTGGACTTGAGAGCAAATGGACTTTGCAGCGTGTTAAGGAATGcatattaacaataataatctgGCTCCGCCTGGAGTCCCTCCATCCCTGAATGTCATCAACGTAAAATAACACCCACGTAGTTGTGTccttttacaaaaaaataaaagttcccTGGGCTGATCGTGTTGCTCGCTGAAGACGTTGCCTTCTCTTCTTTCAAATCTTCTGGCACATGTGCAGTCTGGACTTTGACGACGAGGTGTCATCTTTCCACACCTTGCACGAGAGGCCTTTGGCGCAATTGCAGCGCTGGAAAATCTCCAGGCTGTGCGAGCCTTTCTTCTTTTGCTTGCTGCAAACCTCGCCGAGTCGCAGCACCGGCTTGCAGATTTTGGTCCAGAAGTGGCGGGCGCAGCAGTAGCCCTCGGAACAGTCGGACGTACGCAAGCACGGGTCGCCCTCGTgacctggaagaaaaaaaaacaggacaatGTTGTGTGATCCTGTACctgaaaaataggacaaaatccATACATGGATTTCAAACCTAAAGTCGGATTGCCTTTCCAAAGTTTTCCAGGCGATGCTGCTCCAGAACATGTGATCAGACAATCATTTCTTTGATTTTAGTCAAAAGTAACATGATTCATGGCCCAAGGTTATCGTTGTACGTTGCGGTCCAAAAGACTGATCGATTTTGAGAGCGATCACATGATGGTTGATTGTTTAGTATGCTGCAAGGTTGGCAGCCGTCCACATTTAACCAAGGGCTACAAAATCAAATTGGATGTTGTTGTACCTTTAGGAGAATGCTTGGCCTGTGTTTTCCCGGTGCTTTTCCTCCAGCTGTGGTCTTTAGCGGTAAGCTTGTTGTGTTCATCCAAGGCGGAGATGCGAGGCGAGATCACGCTCTCGGAGATTGCCAAGCAAATATCTGAAAATTGGGAAAGATGAAAGTAGAGGTGCAACGATTAATCGACAACGAATCGATTGGTACATTCATTTTGATCATCGATTAATTGTATTTA
It encodes:
- the dkk2 gene encoding dickkopf-related protein 2, with product MTLLVRTRIKRWFLMVLFATATRCQAPEGRPKPYSIGPVLLAGAAEDQAPMVAVSNRSAAAHVKKFNIFAQQVYPCSNDKECSVGSYCHSPHQAPSRCLACRRRKKRCHRDAMCCPGNRCHNYICLAISESVISPRISALDEHNKLTAKDHSWRKSTGKTQAKHSPKGHEGDPCLRTSDCSEGYCCARHFWTKICKPVLRLGEVCSKQKKKGSHSLEIFQRCNCAKGLSCKVWKDDTSSSKSRLHMCQKI